The proteins below are encoded in one region of Acanthochromis polyacanthus isolate Apoly-LR-REF ecotype Palm Island chromosome 4, KAUST_Apoly_ChrSc, whole genome shotgun sequence:
- the LOC110949340 gene encoding aquaporin-4-like codes for MTESGGALERLRRCCIPFRSPHSQFWPPSCCAPDTAMAAFKGIWTQEFWRCVAAEFFAMLLFVLLSLGSTINWGAAGKDVHPPDLVLISLCFGLSISTMVQCFGHISGAHINPAVTAAMVVTRKLSLAKAAFYFLAQCVGAIVGAAILYGITPASVRGGLGVTGVNTSISVGNALVVELFITFQLVFTVFATCDHKRKDLKGSSALAIGLSVCIGHLFAIPYTGASMNPARSFGPAVVTWSWENHWVYWVGPPLGGALAAALYEHLFCPDQERRKRFSETFNKTHFTATKHRQDSVTAQEPLFTVMDVERAERRDREREREVSGEVLSSV; via the exons ATGACGGAGAGCGGCGGGGCTCTGGAGCGCCTGAG GAGGTGTTGCATTCCCTTCCGTTCACCACATAGTCAGTtctggcctccatcttgctgtgCTCCAGACACAGCCATGGCTGCTTTCAAGGGCATCTGGACTCAAGAGTTCTGGCGCTGTGTGGCGGCCGAGTTCTTCGCCATGCTGCTCTTCGTTCTGCTCAGCCTCGGCTCAACCATCAACTGGGGGGCCGCGGGGAAGGACGTCCATCCTCCTGACCTGGTGCTCATCTCGCTCTGCTTTGGCCTGAGTATCTCCACCATGGTGCAGTGTTTCGGCCACATCAGTGGCGCTCATATCAACCCGGCAGTCACAGCAGCTATGGTGGTGACCAGGAAGCTTAGTCTGGCTAAGGCAGCCTTCTACTTTCTGGCCCAGTGTGTAGGAGCAATAGTGGGGGCGGCCATCTTGTATGGCATCACTCCAGCCTCTGTTAGGGGAGGCCTGGGCGTCACTGGG GTGAATACAAGCATCTCTGTAGGAAACGCTCTGGTTGTAGAGCTCTTCATCACCTTTCAGCTCGTCTTCACTGTGTTTGCAACCTGCGACCACAAACGTAAAGACCTGAAGGGTTCCTCTGCTTTGGCTATCGGCCTGTCCGTGTGTATCGGTCACCTGTTTGCT ATTCCCTACACTGGAGCCAGTATGAATCCTGCTCGATCCTTTGGTCCAGCTGTGGTCACGTGGTCCTGGGAAAACCACTGG GTGTACTGGGTTGGTCCACCACTGGGTGGCGCTCTGGCTGCAGCCCTGTATGAACACCTGTTCTGTCCAGACCAAGAGAGGAGGAAACGTTTCTCAGAGACCTTCAACAAGACGCACTTCACCGCTACCAAACACCGGCAGGATTCAGTCACGGCTCAGGAGCCTCTGTTCACTGTCATGGATGTGGAGAGAGCTGAGAGGAGGgacagggagagggagagggaggtaTCAGGCGAGGTGTTGTCCTCGGTATGA